The Anaerolineae bacterium genome includes a window with the following:
- the folE2 gene encoding GTP cyclohydrolase FolE2: MKDIQDQHDFRNIPVDKVGIKDIRYPITVLDRKNGFQHTIASINMYVDLPERYKGTHMSRFVELLHLFRSEISLKKISDILDQMKKHLKAASAHIEITFPYFIEKKAPISNSPGLMDYTCRIIGSSGHDGRLDLVSEVIVPVSSVCPCSKEISDTGAHNQRGEVRLSTRFKKFIWIEDMIELVEKSASCEVYSVLKRVDEKHVTEQGFSNPKFVEDIVRDVAEKLKKDGNVTWFSVSAENFESIHNHNAYAFIASGRR; this comes from the coding sequence ATGAAAGATATCCAGGACCAACACGATTTTCGCAATATACCTGTTGACAAGGTGGGGATAAAAGATATTCGATATCCCATCACGGTTCTTGACCGGAAGAACGGTTTTCAGCATACTATTGCTTCAATCAACATGTATGTGGACCTGCCTGAGAGATACAAAGGGACGCACATGAGCCGTTTTGTTGAGCTGCTCCATCTATTTCGATCTGAGATTTCTTTGAAAAAAATTTCAGATATTCTTGACCAGATGAAGAAGCATTTAAAAGCGGCTTCGGCGCATATTGAGATCACATTTCCTTATTTTATTGAAAAAAAAGCCCCTATAAGTAATTCTCCCGGACTCATGGACTATACATGCAGGATCATCGGATCAAGCGGCCATGACGGCAGACTAGACCTTGTATCAGAAGTAATAGTTCCTGTTTCTTCTGTTTGTCCCTGCTCAAAGGAAATAAGCGATACAGGCGCTCATAATCAGCGGGGAGAAGTGAGGCTCAGCACAAGATTTAAGAAATTTATCTGGATAGAAGATATGATAGAGCTGGTGGAGAAATCTGCGTCATGTGAAGTATATTCTGTGTTAAAACGTGTTGATGAAAAGCATGTAACTGAACAGGGCTTTTCAAACCCTAAGTTTGTTGAGGATATTGTTCGGGATGTCGCTGAAAAGCTGAAAAAAGACGGAAATGTTACCTGGTTTTCCGTAAGCGCTGAAAATTTTGAGTCGATCCACAACCATAATGCGTATGCATTCATTGCAAGCGGAAGAAGATAA
- a CDS encoding ATP-binding protein, with translation MNCEPTTVNGYFLSKPGYIYKMLNRFVGKALHKYNMISDGDRILVGLSGGKDSLTLLTILKERQPRIPIKYELFAVCVDPGFEGGHSKALAGYCDKNGFKLIVEYTDYGILAHSPTNRENPCFLCSRLRRKRLFEIADELGCNKLALGHNKDDIIETLFLNMCYSGEISTMVPSQSFFQGRFTVIRPLAFADENIISRFAGEKGFPAFVNPCPSAKVSKRQEIKTLLRQLYTSNKKIKGNIFRAMSHVNTDYLLK, from the coding sequence GTGAACTGTGAACCGACAACCGTGAACGGTTATTTTTTGTCAAAACCCGGCTATATATATAAGATGTTGAACAGGTTTGTTGGTAAAGCCCTGCATAAATATAATATGATATCTGATGGAGATAGAATATTAGTGGGGCTCTCCGGAGGAAAAGACAGTCTTACTCTCCTGACGATTTTAAAGGAACGTCAGCCTCGAATTCCCATAAAATATGAGCTGTTTGCTGTTTGTGTTGATCCCGGGTTTGAGGGAGGCCATAGTAAAGCCCTTGCAGGTTATTGCGATAAAAACGGCTTCAAGCTCATCGTAGAGTATACAGATTATGGAATTCTGGCTCATAGCCCGACAAATAGAGAAAATCCCTGTTTTTTGTGTTCAAGGTTACGCAGGAAACGGCTTTTTGAAATTGCCGATGAGCTTGGATGCAACAAGCTGGCCTTAGGGCATAATAAGGACGATATCATTGAGACACTGTTCTTAAATATGTGTTATTCAGGTGAGATTAGCACCATGGTTCCTTCCCAGTCTTTTTTTCAGGGAAGGTTCACGGTAATAAGGCCCCTTGCATTTGCGGATGAGAATATCATAAGCCGTTTTGCCGGTGAAAAAGGGTTTCCAGCCTTTGTCAATCCATGCCCTTCAGCGAAAGTATCTAAACGACAGGAAATAAAAACTCTTTTAAGGCAGTTATACACCAGCAATAAAAAGATAAAAGGAAATATTTTCAGGGCCATGAGCCATGTGAATACAGACTATTTATTGAAGTAG
- the rpoZ gene encoding DNA-directed RNA polymerase subunit omega, with amino-acid sequence MARITIEDCLEKVPNRFLLCNMAAKRVRQISEGSEYLVSSPKNEDIVIALREIAAGKVVLRQDKEKK; translated from the coding sequence TTGGCACGTATTACAATTGAAGATTGCCTGGAAAAGGTACCAAACCGTTTTTTGCTGTGCAACATGGCTGCAAAGCGCGTTAGGCAGATTAGCGAAGGTTCCGAATATCTGGTAAGTTCGCCGAAAAACGAAGACATTGTTATTGCCCTTAGAGAAATTGCCGCCGGCAAGGTAGTTCTAAGGCAAGATAAAGAAAAAAAGTAA
- the greA gene encoding transcription elongation factor GreA: MERVPITKAGYEKLKKELEYLRQVERPQNIKAIEEARAHGDLSENAEFEAAKNRQSFIEGRIGELGYKLANADIINPDTLTKDCAVFGCTVLLENIDNEENVKYQLVGPDESSIEEGRISVSSPLGRAIVGKKPGDEIQLQAPGGKRFYELVEIL; the protein is encoded by the coding sequence ATGGAGAGAGTACCAATTACAAAAGCTGGTTACGAGAAACTAAAAAAAGAGCTGGAATATCTTCGACAGGTTGAGCGACCCCAAAACATAAAAGCCATTGAAGAAGCTCGCGCGCATGGAGATCTTAGCGAAAATGCGGAGTTTGAAGCGGCAAAGAACAGGCAGAGTTTTATTGAAGGCCGGATAGGTGAATTAGGATATAAGCTGGCCAATGCTGATATCATTAATCCTGATACACTTACCAAGGATTGTGCTGTATTCGGCTGCACTGTTTTGCTTGAAAATATAGATAATGAAGAGAATGTAAAATATCAGCTTGTGGGGCCGGACGAATCAAGTATCGAGGAAGGTCGAATATCAGTATCCTCACCACTTGGCAGAGCGATTGTGGGAAAAAAACCAGGAGACGAGATCCAGCTTCAGGCTCCTGGTGGAAAAAGATTTTATGAATTGGTAGAGATATTGTAG
- a CDS encoding aspartate-semialdehyde dehydrogenase, whose amino-acid sequence MSEKKFNVAVAGATGAVGNQMIACLEERNFPVKSIKLLASSRSVGRKLYFRGDLVEVEELNKNSFRGVDIALFSAGGGISKKFAPIAAKDGCVVIDNSSAWRMDPEVPLVVPEVNPHAVAAYTNKGIIANPNCSTIQMVVALGPIYKKCGIKRIVVSTYQAVSGTGKKAINELFDQTRSMINFIDYKINVYPHRIAFNCLPHIDVFLDNGYTKEEMKMVNETRKILEDYNIGVTATTVRVPVFFGHSESINIETVKHITAAEVRSLLENASGVKVVDDPAKNVYPLAVDAAGQDLTLVGRIREDESIPNGINMWVVADNIRKGAATNTVQIAEILAENYL is encoded by the coding sequence GTGTCTGAGAAGAAATTTAATGTTGCAGTGGCAGGAGCTACAGGCGCTGTCGGGAACCAGATGATAGCCTGCCTGGAAGAGAGGAACTTTCCTGTCAAGTCTATTAAGCTTTTGGCTTCCAGTCGATCAGTCGGCCGCAAGCTTTATTTTAGAGGGGATTTAGTGGAAGTTGAAGAGTTGAATAAAAATTCTTTCAGAGGCGTGGACATCGCCCTTTTTTCGGCAGGCGGGGGTATAAGTAAAAAATTTGCGCCAATTGCCGCAAAGGACGGGTGTGTTGTTATTGATAATTCCAGCGCCTGGCGGATGGATCCGGAAGTTCCTCTTGTTGTTCCTGAAGTTAATCCTCATGCAGTTGCTGCATATACAAACAAAGGTATTATTGCAAATCCGAACTGTTCTACAATCCAGATGGTTGTTGCTCTTGGTCCTATTTACAAAAAATGCGGAATAAAGAGGATTGTGGTTTCAACATATCAGGCTGTATCCGGCACTGGAAAGAAAGCAATTAATGAACTTTTTGACCAGACAAGATCCATGATAAATTTCATCGATTACAAGATAAATGTATATCCACACAGGATAGCCTTTAACTGTCTTCCCCACATAGATGTGTTTCTGGATAATGGATATACCAAAGAAGAAATGAAGATGGTAAATGAGACAAGAAAAATCCTGGAAGACTATAATATAGGGGTCACGGCGACAACGGTTCGTGTTCCAGTGTTTTTCGGCCATTCTGAATCGATTAATATTGAAACCGTAAAGCATATTACGGCTGCTGAAGTAAGGTCTCTTCTTGAAAATGCGTCTGGTGTTAAGGTTGTGGATGATCCTGCAAAGAATGTTTATCCGCTGGCTGTTGATGCCGCTGGTCAGGATTTGACACTTGTGGGCCGCATCAGGGAAGATGAATCGATTCCAAACGGGATAAATATGTGGGTTGTTGCCGATAATATAAGGAAGGGAGCTGCAACCAACACGGTTCAGATAGCGGAAATCCTGGCGGAAAATTATTTATAA
- a CDS encoding 3-isopropylmalate dehydrogenase, translating to MSKEYRISVIPGDGTGPEVITEGIKVIETVADKCGFICKFTHYNIGGEHYKETGEILPDKVLESLALSDAIYLGAIGHPDVKPGILEKGILLKLRFHFDQYINLRPVKLYEGVNTPLKDKGPEDIDFVVVRENTEGLYVGAGGCLKFGTADEVAIQESINTRKGVERCIRYAFECCRKRNKAKKLTLCGKTNVLTFAFDLWERTFNEVAKEYPDIETDYAHVDAVCMWMVKNPEWFDVIVTDNMFGDIITDLAAIIQGGMGIAAGGNINPEGVSMFEPIGGSAPKYTGKQVINPIAAILAAKLMLETLGENKAASLIEGAVTKVLRDDLKDVAAGKMGFTTKEVGDLVSEYIKGEGNRV from the coding sequence ATGTCAAAAGAATATAGAATTTCAGTTATTCCGGGTGATGGAACAGGCCCGGAAGTTATAACAGAAGGCATTAAAGTAATTGAAACAGTGGCGGATAAATGCGGTTTTATCTGCAAATTTACACATTACAATATCGGCGGTGAGCATTATAAAGAAACCGGAGAGATCCTGCCGGACAAGGTTCTTGAGTCGCTTGCGCTGTCGGACGCAATATACCTGGGTGCCATTGGTCATCCTGATGTTAAACCTGGTATTCTTGAAAAGGGCATACTTTTGAAACTCAGGTTCCATTTTGACCAGTATATCAACTTAAGGCCTGTTAAGCTGTATGAAGGGGTTAATACTCCGTTAAAGGACAAAGGGCCTGAAGATATTGACTTTGTTGTAGTGCGTGAGAATACGGAAGGCCTTTACGTGGGCGCGGGCGGCTGCTTAAAGTTCGGGACCGCTGATGAAGTGGCAATTCAGGAATCGATAAATACACGCAAGGGAGTGGAAAGATGCATAAGATATGCCTTTGAATGTTGCAGAAAACGCAACAAGGCAAAAAAGTTAACTCTTTGCGGAAAAACCAATGTGCTGACCTTTGCATTTGATTTATGGGAACGCACCTTTAATGAGGTTGCAAAAGAATACCCGGACATTGAAACAGATTATGCGCATGTTGATGCTGTCTGTATGTGGATGGTAAAAAATCCTGAGTGGTTCGATGTTATTGTTACTGATAACATGTTTGGGGATATTATTACAGATCTGGCTGCAATTATACAGGGCGGCATGGGGATTGCGGCAGGAGGAAACATCAACCCCGAGGGTGTTTCAATGTTCGAGCCGATCGGCGGATCTGCCCCCAAGTACACAGGCAAGCAGGTAATCAATCCGATTGCCGCTATTTTAGCGGCTAAACTTATGCTTGAAACATTAGGTGAGAATAAGGCGGCATCTTTGATAGAAGGGGCGGTAACAAAGGTTCTTCGAGACGATCTAAAGGATGTTGCAGCAGGGAAGATGGGATTTACGACAAAAGAGGTCGGCGACCTTGTGTCAGAATATATTAAAGGGGAAGGTAATCGTGTCTGA